In a genomic window of Dyadobacter fermentans DSM 18053:
- a CDS encoding ArsR/SmtB family transcription factor, with the protein MNQIRRDVFQAISDPTRREIIHLLARKTLNLNNVADHFPISRPAVAKHIRILTECGLVSVETRGRETFCQADLKGLKEVSDWANTYKKFWTEKLDALERYLDEDTPEEKP; encoded by the coding sequence ATGAACCAAATCCGTCGCGATGTTTTCCAGGCCATTTCCGACCCTACCCGTCGCGAGATCATCCATTTGCTAGCCCGCAAGACATTGAACCTGAACAATGTAGCCGACCATTTCCCGATCAGCCGTCCGGCCGTTGCGAAGCACATCCGCATCCTCACCGAATGCGGGCTGGTAAGCGTGGAAACCCGCGGCCGGGAGACATTCTGCCAGGCCGACCTGAAAGGGCTCAAAGAAGTTTCGGACTGGGCCAATACCTACAAAAAGTTCTGGACCGAGAAGCTCGATGCATTGGAACGCTATCTCGACGAAGACACCCCGGAAGAAAAACCTTGA